From the genome of Chania multitudinisentens RB-25, one region includes:
- a CDS encoding LysR substrate-binding domain-containing protein yields MHNRLPIHLLPTFIIAARLENLRATAQQIHLTHGAVSQQIQQLEQAIGCQLFERRGRGMRLNAAGRELLAIAEPVLSTLQQGVNRVRRIAASQTLRISVLPSFAHYWLLPRLAEFHRACPGIMLDIDASLAVQDLARKGFDAAIRMGDGLWSGVQTQRIATGEVVPVAAPALARQWLDIFTRVEAQAPLLEHDATPWHIWFQAQGYTSSAQPLALFNDAGLLIRAAEQGIGIALVKEVLVGDLIAEGRLMPLAAAQYLESNDIYLVWPQATGLTSAVEALLNWLQQQLNE; encoded by the coding sequence ATGCATAACCGTTTGCCGATTCATCTTCTGCCTACCTTTATCATTGCTGCCCGGTTGGAAAATCTACGCGCAACTGCGCAGCAGATACATCTGACTCATGGTGCAGTCAGCCAGCAAATCCAGCAGCTCGAACAGGCGATAGGTTGCCAGCTATTCGAACGCCGTGGCCGTGGGATGCGGTTGAATGCTGCTGGCCGTGAACTGTTAGCAATTGCTGAACCGGTATTATCAACCTTGCAGCAAGGTGTTAACCGTGTCAGACGGATCGCGGCTAGCCAGACACTGCGTATCAGCGTGTTGCCCTCTTTTGCTCATTATTGGTTATTACCCCGGTTGGCGGAGTTTCATCGTGCCTGCCCAGGGATTATGTTGGATATTGATGCTTCGTTGGCGGTACAGGATTTGGCCCGTAAAGGGTTTGATGCGGCAATCCGTATGGGAGATGGGTTATGGTCAGGCGTGCAGACACAGCGCATTGCTACAGGGGAGGTGGTGCCGGTGGCGGCCCCAGCGCTGGCTCGCCAATGGCTGGATATTTTCACCCGCGTTGAGGCGCAGGCTCCTTTGCTGGAACATGACGCGACACCTTGGCATATCTGGTTCCAGGCTCAAGGATATACCAGCAGTGCTCAGCCGTTGGCACTGTTTAACGATGCAGGTTTGCTGATTCGTGCTGCTGAACAAGGGATTGGTATTGCTTTGGTGAAAGAGGTGTTAGTCGGTGATTTGATTGCTGAAGGTCGGTTGATGCCTTTAGCGGCGGCACAGTATTTAGAGAGTAACGATATCTATTTGGTGTGGCCGCAGGCTACTGGCCTGACATCCGCAGTTGAAGCCTTACTGAATTGGCTACAGCAGCAACTGAATGAATAA
- a CDS encoding VOC family protein has product MLIQPYLFFTGNCEQAIHFYAQQLGGNIEIMMRYKDIPAEDKQNGPPNTDPESIMHTRLVIGSNVIMASDGCPEEPGELSHKGYSLSINVDTVSQGRDVFTRLAEGGKVNMPFQPTFWAKGFGMLTDKFGVNWMINVE; this is encoded by the coding sequence ATGTTGATTCAACCTTATCTGTTTTTTACTGGTAACTGCGAACAGGCCATCCATTTCTATGCCCAGCAACTGGGTGGCAACATCGAAATTATGATGCGCTATAAGGATATCCCGGCTGAAGATAAGCAGAATGGTCCACCGAATACCGACCCAGAATCTATTATGCATACCAGGCTGGTGATAGGCAGCAATGTCATCATGGCGTCGGACGGTTGCCCAGAGGAGCCTGGCGAGCTGTCGCACAAAGGCTATTCACTGTCGATCAATGTTGATACTGTCAGCCAAGGCCGCGATGTATTCACCCGGCTGGCCGAAGGCGGCAAGGTCAATATGCCTTTCCAACCCACTTTTTGGGCCAAAGGCTTCGGCATGTTGACAGATAAATTCGGCGTTAACTGGATGATTAATGTTGAATAA
- the mgtA gene encoding magnesium-translocating P-type ATPase, whose translation MTYIKEKTRRRDKNNGPYAIAFEAKNSLDQTLANLNCSRVGLTQEDAQERVQHYGTNQVAHEKAPHALVQLISAFNNPFIFVLVVLAGISFFTDYWLPAQRGEETELTGVIIILLMVTLSGLLRFWQEYRTNKASESLKSMVRTTATVLRRHNFGAQAVAQEIPIRELVPGDIIQLSAGDMVPADVRLLSSRDLFISQAILTGEAIPIEKYDVLGNISQKSTDIDASSENELLELSNICLMGTNVASGTASAVVVATGGRTYFGSLAKSIVGSRSQTAFDRGVNSVSWLLIRFMLVMVPIVLLINGFTKGDWTEAALFALAVAVGLTPEMLPMIVSSNLAKGAIAMSRRKVVVKRLNAIQNFGAMDVLCTDKTGTLTQDRIILEHHLDVNGNKNNQVLHLAWLNSFHQSGMKNLMDQAVIRFGRGKEGIEALGRYSKVDELPFDFVRRRLSIVVQDEAQSQLLICKGAVEEMLEIATHVREGQQIVAIDEARRAALQTLASQYNEDGFRVLVLATRDLGIGGCMLPLSVADERELVIEGVLTFLDPPKESAQEAIAALQENGVAVKVLTGDNPVITCKICRDVGLEPGEPLSGLEIEQMSDVQLAREVEQRTVFTKLTPLQKSRVLKMLQTNGHTVGFLGDGINDAPALRDADVGISVDTGTDIAKESADIILLEKNLMVLEEGVIKGRETFGNIIKYLNMTASSNFGNVFSVLVASAFIPFLPMLAIHLLLQNLMYDISQLSLPWDKMDKEFLRKPRKWDAKNIGRFMLWIGPTSSIFDITTYALMWFVFAANSVEHQALFQSGWFIEGLLSQTLVVHMLRTQKIPFIQSTAALPVLLTTGLIMVLGIYIPFSPLGAWVGLQPLPWEYFPWLAATLVSYCVVAQLMKRFYIRRFGEWL comes from the coding sequence ATGACCTATATTAAAGAAAAAACACGCCGTCGTGATAAAAACAACGGGCCCTATGCTATCGCTTTTGAGGCAAAGAACAGCCTCGATCAGACGCTGGCAAATCTGAACTGCAGCCGCGTTGGATTGACCCAAGAAGATGCGCAAGAGCGTGTACAACACTATGGTACTAATCAGGTTGCCCATGAGAAAGCTCCTCATGCCTTGGTGCAATTAATCAGCGCGTTTAATAACCCATTTATTTTTGTTTTGGTGGTATTGGCAGGGATCAGCTTTTTTACCGACTACTGGTTACCCGCACAACGCGGTGAAGAAACCGAACTGACGGGTGTCATTATTATTCTGCTGATGGTGACTCTTAGCGGTTTGTTACGCTTCTGGCAGGAATATCGCACCAACAAAGCGTCGGAATCTCTGAAATCGATGGTACGCACTACCGCAACGGTGCTGCGCCGCCACAATTTCGGCGCGCAAGCAGTGGCACAAGAGATCCCCATCCGTGAACTGGTGCCGGGTGACATTATCCAACTTTCCGCAGGGGATATGGTGCCTGCCGATGTGCGGTTGCTCAGCTCACGCGATCTGTTTATCAGCCAGGCTATCCTGACCGGGGAAGCGATCCCGATAGAGAAATATGATGTGCTGGGTAACATCAGCCAAAAATCGACCGACATTGATGCTTCCAGCGAAAATGAACTGCTTGAGCTGTCAAACATTTGTTTAATGGGGACCAATGTTGCCAGCGGCACTGCGTCGGCGGTGGTGGTGGCGACCGGTGGCAGAACCTATTTTGGTTCCCTGGCGAAATCGATCGTAGGTTCGCGTTCGCAAACCGCATTTGATCGGGGTGTCAATAGCGTCAGCTGGTTGTTGATCCGTTTTATGCTGGTGATGGTGCCTATCGTTTTACTGATTAACGGCTTTACTAAAGGGGACTGGACGGAAGCCGCATTGTTTGCACTGGCGGTGGCCGTTGGCCTGACACCAGAAATGCTGCCGATGATCGTGAGTTCCAACCTGGCGAAGGGCGCTATTGCGATGTCGCGTCGTAAGGTTGTGGTTAAGCGCCTGAATGCCATACAGAATTTTGGGGCAATGGACGTACTGTGTACTGATAAAACCGGCACATTGACGCAGGATCGCATCATTCTTGAACACCATCTGGATGTGAACGGCAACAAAAATAATCAAGTATTGCATCTGGCCTGGCTGAACAGTTTCCACCAAAGTGGCATGAAAAACTTGATGGATCAGGCAGTGATCCGTTTCGGGCGCGGTAAAGAGGGAATTGAGGCGTTAGGGCGTTACAGCAAAGTTGATGAACTGCCGTTTGATTTTGTGCGCCGCCGTTTGTCGATCGTGGTGCAGGATGAAGCTCAGAGTCAGTTACTGATTTGCAAAGGCGCAGTGGAAGAGATGCTGGAAATCGCCACTCATGTGCGTGAGGGGCAGCAGATAGTTGCGATTGATGAGGCCCGCCGTGCAGCGTTGCAAACCTTGGCCAGCCAATACAACGAGGATGGTTTTCGCGTGCTGGTGCTGGCAACGCGTGATTTGGGGATTGGAGGCTGCATGCTGCCGCTCAGTGTGGCAGATGAACGTGAATTAGTGATTGAGGGAGTGCTGACATTTCTCGATCCGCCGAAGGAAAGCGCACAGGAAGCGATCGCGGCATTACAGGAAAACGGCGTGGCGGTAAAAGTGTTGACCGGTGATAACCCGGTAATCACCTGCAAAATTTGCCGTGATGTTGGGTTGGAGCCGGGGGAGCCGCTCTCAGGTCTGGAAATTGAACAGATGAGCGATGTTCAATTAGCACGTGAAGTAGAACAGCGCACAGTCTTCACCAAGCTGACCCCCCTGCAAAAATCGCGCGTGCTGAAGATGTTACAAACTAATGGTCATACTGTCGGTTTTCTGGGCGATGGTATTAACGATGCGCCAGCACTGCGCGATGCGGATGTGGGCATTTCGGTCGATACCGGCACTGACATTGCCAAAGAATCAGCCGATATCATCTTGCTGGAAAAGAACCTGATGGTGTTGGAAGAAGGTGTTATCAAAGGGCGTGAAACCTTCGGTAATATCATAAAATACCTGAATATGACCGCCAGCTCTAACTTCGGTAATGTGTTTTCTGTTTTGGTTGCCAGTGCATTTATTCCTTTCTTACCGATGTTAGCGATCCATCTGCTGTTGCAGAATCTGATGTATGACATTTCCCAGCTGTCGCTGCCCTGGGACAAAATGGACAAAGAGTTTCTGCGTAAGCCCCGTAAGTGGGATGCAAAGAATATTGGCCGCTTTATGCTGTGGATTGGGCCGACATCGTCTATTTTCGATATCACCACTTATGCCCTGATGTGGTTTGTGTTTGCCGCCAACAGTGTGGAACACCAAGCATTGTTCCAGTCTGGTTGGTTCATTGAGGGATTGCTCTCACAAACGCTGGTGGTGCACATGCTGCGTACCCAGAAAATCCCGTTCATTCAAAGTACGGCAGCCCTGCCAGTGTTGTTGACGACCGGGTTAATTATGGTTCTCGGTATTTATATTCCCTTCTCGCCGCTCGGGGCTTGGGTTGGGTTGCAACCGCTACCGTGGGAATATTTCCCTTGGCTGGCGGCAACGCTGGTCAGCTACTGCGTAGTGGCACAACTGATGAAACGTTTTTACATCCGCCGCTTTGGTGAGTGGCTCTAA
- a CDS encoding GlsB/YeaQ/YmgE family stress response membrane protein — MNIIAWIIFGFIAGVLAKWIMPGKDGGGFIMTVILGIVGAVVGGYISTFFGMGRVDGFNLSSFVVAVVGALVVLVIYRKVKS; from the coding sequence ATGAATATCATTGCTTGGATCATTTTTGGTTTTATCGCCGGTGTTCTGGCCAAGTGGATCATGCCCGGTAAGGATGGTGGTGGTTTTATTATGACCGTTATTCTGGGGATTGTGGGGGCGGTTGTCGGTGGTTATATCAGTACCTTCTTTGGTATGGGCCGGGTAGATGGTTTTAACTTGAGCAGTTTTGTGGTTGCCGTCGTGGGGGCTTTGGTGGTGCTGGTTATTTATAGAAAAGTAAAAAGTTAA
- a CDS encoding pyridoxal phosphate-dependent decarboxylase family protein → MHSRLQQDLEDFPQILDYTRQLAQTFLAGLEQRPVCPPAVEQQLQPEDKILLEEGRGALATLENFWQRYAAGLSGSAGPRYFGFVTGGGTPAALAADWLVSTIDQNSLLSHDTIAAAIELATIEQLKTLLHLPADFSGSFVSGATMANFVGIAIGRQWLGQQRGIDVAQQGVGALGPIQILSANAHSSSVKALSMLGIGRTALKNITQQADSEALNITALEQHLAATPGIPTIVLASAGTVNTAAFDDFPSLLALRERYPFWLHVDAAFGGVAACSPRHTHLLQGWQQADSITIDAHKWMNVPYDSAIQFTRHLSLQMQVFQNHSSYLEAPILRPDNYLHLTPENSRRFRALPLWIALKAYGRSGMQEIVERNIRLARQLGAALAASEGFCLLAPVNLNIVCFALTDVKGDAETARDRFIERLDHHGVIRCTPTYYNGQPGIRAALVNWMTEEKDIILALRSMQACRPDTSSSLGKTPLK, encoded by the coding sequence ATGCACTCTCGTTTACAGCAGGATCTTGAGGATTTCCCTCAGATACTTGACTACACCCGCCAACTGGCGCAAACATTTCTCGCCGGGTTGGAACAACGCCCAGTCTGCCCCCCAGCAGTTGAACAGCAGCTTCAACCCGAAGACAAAATCCTGCTTGAGGAAGGCCGTGGCGCTCTGGCTACCCTGGAAAATTTCTGGCAGCGTTATGCTGCGGGTCTTTCAGGCAGCGCCGGGCCACGTTATTTTGGTTTTGTTACTGGTGGTGGAACTCCAGCAGCATTAGCAGCCGACTGGTTGGTTAGCACAATCGACCAGAATAGTTTACTTAGCCATGACACTATTGCCGCAGCCATTGAATTGGCCACGATTGAACAACTGAAAACGTTGCTGCATCTGCCAGCCGATTTCAGCGGCAGCTTTGTCAGTGGCGCTACCATGGCAAACTTTGTCGGTATTGCTATTGGCCGCCAATGGTTGGGGCAGCAGCGTGGAATTGACGTAGCGCAACAAGGGGTAGGAGCATTAGGCCCCATTCAGATACTGTCAGCCAATGCACACTCCAGCAGTGTCAAAGCCCTCAGTATGCTCGGCATCGGGCGCACGGCGCTAAAAAACATTACTCAGCAGGCTGATTCGGAAGCTCTCAACATCACGGCATTGGAACAGCACCTTGCCGCAACGCCAGGTATACCAACGATAGTCCTTGCCAGCGCTGGAACGGTGAATACCGCGGCCTTCGATGATTTTCCCTCACTGCTCGCGCTACGCGAGCGCTATCCATTCTGGTTACATGTTGATGCTGCATTCGGCGGTGTAGCCGCCTGTTCTCCCCGCCATACTCATTTGCTGCAAGGCTGGCAACAAGCGGATTCGATCACCATAGATGCTCACAAGTGGATGAATGTGCCCTATGACAGCGCTATTCAGTTCACCCGCCATTTATCACTACAAATGCAGGTATTCCAGAACCACTCCTCTTATTTAGAGGCTCCTATACTACGCCCAGATAACTATCTGCACCTGACACCAGAAAACTCACGGCGTTTTCGTGCCTTACCTTTGTGGATAGCCTTGAAAGCCTATGGCCGCAGCGGCATGCAGGAAATCGTTGAACGTAATATCAGATTAGCTCGCCAATTGGGAGCGGCGTTGGCGGCCAGTGAAGGCTTCTGCCTACTGGCCCCGGTAAATCTAAACATCGTGTGCTTTGCGCTGACTGATGTTAAAGGCGATGCAGAAACCGCACGTGACCGTTTTATCGAACGTTTGGATCACCACGGCGTGATACGTTGTACCCCCACTTATTATAACGGCCAACCGGGGATTCGTGCCGCATTGGTAAACTGGATGACCGAAGAGAAAGATATCATTCTGGCTCTCAGATCGATGCAAGCATGCCGACCAGATACCTCTTCATCATTAGGGAAAACTCCCCTTAAATAA
- a CDS encoding NAD(P)H-quinone oxidoreductase has protein sequence MPAHALLPNTMQAIEISQSGDPDVLTLTERPIPLLAQGEILVKVIAAGVNRPDILQRRGQYAPPPGISDIPGLEIAGEVVALGVGVQRYALGDRVCALVAGGGYAQYCKVHETNALPVPEGLSMVEAAAIPETFFTVWVNVFQRAHLQAGETVLIHGGTSGIGTVATMLAKAFCAHVITTVGSEDKRQASLALGADTAINYRTEDFVEQTKRATHDKGADVIVDLIAGDYVAKNYQAAAMDGRIVQIGTQNGVVKELNLMPLLLKRLTHCGSTLRARSIEDKAQIAAELELKVWPLLKNGTLKPEIFKTFPLEHAAQAHTLMESSTHIGKIVLTLPVTAD, from the coding sequence ATGCCAGCCCATGCATTACTGCCTAATACCATGCAAGCCATTGAAATCAGCCAATCTGGTGATCCCGACGTTCTAACCCTCACTGAACGCCCAATCCCGCTGTTGGCACAGGGTGAAATACTGGTAAAAGTCATCGCTGCCGGAGTTAATCGCCCAGATATTCTGCAACGCCGTGGGCAGTATGCTCCTCCACCGGGAATATCGGATATTCCAGGGTTAGAGATTGCTGGAGAAGTCGTTGCCCTTGGCGTCGGCGTGCAACGCTATGCGCTAGGCGATCGTGTTTGTGCGTTGGTCGCTGGCGGTGGCTATGCACAATATTGCAAAGTGCATGAAACCAATGCCCTACCAGTGCCAGAAGGGTTGAGTATGGTTGAGGCAGCGGCTATTCCAGAAACCTTCTTCACCGTTTGGGTCAACGTCTTTCAACGTGCTCATCTGCAAGCGGGTGAAACGGTACTCATTCATGGAGGAACCTCTGGTATCGGCACTGTAGCGACCATGCTGGCAAAAGCGTTCTGCGCCCACGTCATCACTACCGTCGGCTCAGAAGATAAACGCCAAGCCAGCCTGGCTTTGGGAGCAGATACGGCGATCAACTACCGCACCGAGGATTTTGTTGAGCAGACCAAGCGCGCCACCCACGATAAAGGGGCTGATGTGATAGTTGACCTGATTGCGGGGGATTATGTGGCAAAAAATTATCAGGCTGCTGCGATGGATGGGCGTATTGTGCAGATCGGAACACAAAACGGCGTGGTCAAAGAGCTGAACCTGATGCCATTGCTGCTCAAACGCCTTACCCACTGCGGCTCCACTTTACGGGCACGCAGCATAGAAGATAAAGCACAAATCGCTGCCGAACTGGAATTGAAGGTGTGGCCATTACTGAAAAATGGCACATTGAAACCAGAAATTTTCAAGACATTCCCACTGGAACATGCAGCACAGGCCCATACACTCATGGAATCCAGCACACATATTGGCAAGATTGTCTTAACGCTTCCTGTTACCGCAGATTGA
- a CDS encoding DUF3307 domain-containing protein: MDLTYIPLLTWMLIIHLVADFPLQPLSWVKDKTLNRGRSRFLLLHALVHGALAAGVVAIFELLHGGLSFANILLALLIIGISHYLIDLMKVTWFTRLSPASSLLFDQSLHLVTTVCLWLYISPHADTLLLASWQQINSWQLSLMLLAYLLIYMPMGILIGQLLAHWAPQMPLSAKADNDSLLRAGKQIGYLERTLILTFVLIGQIPAIGFLLAAKSIFRFGDLRQIGEKMRTEYVLLGTLFSFTLTIILGLLVKKLL, translated from the coding sequence ATGGATTTAACCTATATTCCACTGTTGACCTGGATGCTGATTATCCATTTGGTTGCCGACTTCCCCCTGCAACCTCTCAGTTGGGTAAAGGATAAAACCCTGAATCGTGGCCGTTCGCGCTTCTTATTGCTGCATGCTTTAGTACATGGCGCATTGGCTGCTGGGGTTGTCGCCATATTTGAACTGCTGCATGGCGGATTATCATTTGCAAATATATTGCTGGCCCTGTTGATAATTGGCATCAGCCATTACCTGATTGATTTAATGAAAGTCACTTGGTTTACTCGCCTGAGCCCGGCAAGTAGCCTTCTGTTTGATCAAAGCCTGCATCTGGTCACCACTGTTTGTCTGTGGCTGTATATCAGCCCTCATGCAGATACATTGTTGCTCGCCAGTTGGCAACAGATTAACAGCTGGCAGTTGAGTCTAATGCTGTTGGCCTACCTGTTGATTTATATGCCAATGGGTATCCTGATTGGGCAGTTACTGGCCCATTGGGCCCCGCAAATGCCGCTCAGTGCTAAAGCCGACAATGATTCGTTGCTGCGCGCGGGCAAGCAAATTGGCTATCTGGAAAGGACACTGATCCTGACGTTTGTGTTAATCGGCCAGATACCCGCTATTGGTTTTTTGCTGGCAGCAAAGTCCATTTTTCGTTTTGGTGATCTGCGGCAGATAGGTGAAAAAATGCGTACCGAGTATGTGCTGCTCGGTACGCTATTTTCTTTTACGCTGACCATTATCTTAGGTCTGCTGGTGAAAAAATTACTATAA
- the cspE gene encoding transcription antiterminator/RNA stability regulator CspE: MSNMIKGQVKWFNESKGFGFITPADGSKDVFVHFSAIQDQGFKTLAEGQNVQFSIENGAKGPSAANVTAI; this comes from the coding sequence ATGTCTAACATGATCAAAGGTCAAGTGAAGTGGTTCAACGAGTCTAAAGGTTTTGGTTTCATCACTCCAGCAGACGGCAGCAAAGATGTGTTCGTACACTTCTCCGCTATCCAAGATCAAGGTTTCAAGACCCTGGCTGAAGGCCAGAACGTACAGTTCTCTATTGAGAACGGTGCTAAAGGTCCGTCAGCGGCTAACGTTACCGCTATCTAA
- the dsrB gene encoding protein DsrB, giving the protein MKVNDLVTVKTDGGPRREGVILAVEIFNEGTMYLVALEDYPTGVWFFNEVDSRDGTFVELRSAERP; this is encoded by the coding sequence ATGAAAGTTAACGATTTGGTGACGGTGAAAACTGATGGAGGGCCGCGGCGAGAAGGAGTGATCCTGGCAGTGGAAATATTCAATGAAGGCACTATGTATTTGGTGGCTTTGGAAGATTATCCTACCGGCGTCTGGTTCTTCAATGAGGTCGACAGCCGCGATGGTACTTTTGTTGAATTGCGTTCAGCAGAACGGCCATAA
- the rcsA gene encoding transcriptional regulator RcsA, translated as MPTIIMDSCSYTKLGLSGYLTSHGVKKRDISTSTNIDCLNEKCIKLRPNVVFLNEDCFIHEANATERIKQVISLHPDTLFFIFMAITNVHFDDYLFVRKNVIISSKSIKQETMNQLLSRYLEKKTTYIEKSSLDQTPVTLSQTESNMLRMWMSGQGTTQISDQMQIKVKTVSSHKGNIKRKIKTHNKQVIYHVVRLTDTLTNGIFVNNR; from the coding sequence ATGCCAACAATCATCATGGATTCATGCAGTTATACCAAATTAGGACTCAGTGGTTATCTGACATCGCATGGAGTGAAAAAACGCGATATTAGCACCAGCACCAATATCGACTGCCTAAATGAAAAATGTATAAAACTTAGACCAAACGTAGTATTTCTCAACGAAGATTGCTTCATACATGAAGCCAATGCCACAGAAAGAATAAAACAGGTGATTTCTTTACATCCCGACACGTTATTCTTTATTTTTATGGCGATAACTAATGTACATTTCGACGATTATTTATTCGTCCGCAAAAATGTAATCATCTCGTCGAAATCCATCAAGCAAGAAACAATGAACCAGTTGCTCAGCCGTTATCTTGAGAAAAAAACAACCTACATTGAAAAAAGTTCGCTCGACCAAACACCGGTAACACTTAGCCAGACCGAATCTAACATGCTACGTATGTGGATGTCCGGCCAAGGAACCACCCAGATCTCCGATCAAATGCAGATCAAAGTGAAAACAGTGTCGTCTCACAAAGGCAACATCAAGAGAAAGATCAAAACGCATAACAAACAGGTTATTTATCATGTTGTTCGTTTAACTGACACTTTGACCAATGGCATATTTGTTAATAACCGTTGA
- a CDS encoding MgtC family protein — MAMTPFVLNLLLAMSLGAIIGAERQWRQRMAGLRTNALVATGAAVFILSSLTTEPSSAGRIAAQVVSGIGFLGAGVIMREGLNIRGLNTAATLWCSAAIGVLCGLGQQWEAVLATLVILCANILLREAAQRINLQPQQQAVDLELRYRILVTCGEQDEILIRTLILQALNGGALRLQSLRSADISIPGQLEVCAEIIANPVAQKDIESIVCRVSLERSVSAVHWRVASELPI, encoded by the coding sequence ATGGCTATGACTCCTTTTGTCTTGAATTTATTACTGGCGATGAGCTTGGGGGCAATTATTGGCGCCGAGCGGCAATGGCGCCAACGTATGGCTGGTTTGCGAACTAATGCATTGGTGGCGACCGGTGCCGCAGTATTTATCCTGAGCTCACTGACTACGGAGCCTTCCAGCGCTGGGCGTATTGCTGCACAAGTTGTTTCTGGGATTGGTTTCCTTGGTGCCGGTGTCATTATGCGTGAAGGTCTCAATATCCGTGGGTTAAACACGGCGGCCACGTTGTGGTGTTCTGCGGCGATTGGCGTGCTGTGTGGCTTGGGTCAACAGTGGGAAGCTGTACTGGCGACGTTGGTGATCCTGTGCGCCAATATTCTGCTGCGGGAAGCTGCACAGCGTATTAATCTGCAACCACAACAACAGGCTGTTGATCTGGAATTACGTTACCGTATTCTGGTGACCTGTGGTGAACAGGATGAGATATTAATACGTACATTAATTTTACAGGCGCTAAATGGGGGAGCATTACGTTTACAATCATTGCGCAGTGCCGATATTTCCATTCCTGGGCAATTGGAGGTTTGTGCAGAGATTATTGCCAATCCAGTAGCACAGAAAGATATTGAAAGCATTGTCTGCCGCGTTAGCCTAGAAAGAAGCGTCAGTGCGGTACATTGGCGAGTCGCTTCTGAATTACCTATTTAA